One window from the genome of Salvia splendens isolate huo1 chromosome 9, SspV2, whole genome shotgun sequence encodes:
- the LOC121747612 gene encoding uncharacterized protein LOC121747612 has translation MEKHSTMEKISRAMLHKKIYKNTLLQRPTPKKCFIFYVVINTNFPSTFLILHGDGLKDVYDHNNSEQEWSCSMFCHGFHITTHVILRASCCDIRLLVDRRPLIYEFYFHPLSFCYVISTSYVNVTKIKMQIQSSQEINPQQHNS, from the exons ATGGAGAAGCACTCAACAATGGAGAAG ATATCGAGGGCTATGCTGCACAAGAAGATATACAAGAACACCCTCCTTCAAAGGCCAACACCCAAGAAATGCTTCATATTCTACGTAGTCATTAACACCAATTTCCCCTCTACTTTTCTCATTTTACACGGTGAT GGATTGAAGGATGTCTACGATCACAATAATTCCGAACAGGAGTGGAGTTGTAGCATGTTTTGCCACGGTTTCCACATCACTACACATGTTATACTTCGAGCTTCTTGTTGCGATATCAGATTGCTTGTAGATCGAAGACCACTTATATATGAGTTTTACTTTCACCCGTTGTCTTTCTGCTATGTTATATCCACAAGCTACGTAAATGTGACCAAAATCAAGATGCAAATCCAGTCGTCTCAAGAGATTAACCCACAACAACACAAcagttag
- the LOC121748487 gene encoding uncharacterized protein LOC121748487 isoform X1: protein MEATVPHTSRPGHRAFPERQTSAPSIGGSQGTNGWKSDNGFRGGYANKIEDWMRDEFPTTDIRANPHIQSKISTWKKNYYSLTNILDRSGAGFNLHNDFKIDCSDDQWDQIVKQDTNARTMRGKSWPFWEDWKIIFGKDRATGGLAEGVGEAVTSNDVDEPIASIGESGDYYPSFEDFLGSEHVQPSFTNDVEDDTSAQSGQNAAAAVPVPKKTKCKRTGSDDDSRLISLIDKLHAETNARLDTLSARIGYEMDLGKFRQAIFPHLENIPELTESQRYDLCDIIGKENSRLEIFTGLPDAKKPGYVMRILEKEALY from the exons ATGGAGGCGACCGTTCCACACACTTCTCGGCCTGGTCATCGAGCATTTCCAG AACGCCAAACCTCTGCACCCAGCATAGGTGGGAGTCAAGGCACTAATG GATGGAAATCCGATAATGGATTCCGAGGTGGTTACGCGAACAAGATAGAGGACTGGATGAGGGACGAGTTCCCAACTACCGATATAAGGGCGAATCCACACATTCAATCAAAGATATCAACTTGGAAAAAGAACTACTACTCACTGACAAACATTCTGGATCGTAGTGGTGCTGGATTCAACTTGCATAACGATTTTAAAATTGATTGCTCGGACGATCAATGGGATCAAATTGTGAAG CAAGATACCAATGCTCGCACAATGCGTGGTAAGTCTTGGCCGTTCTGGGAAGACTGGAAAATCATCTTTGGCAAGGACCGGGCTACTGGTGGTTTGGCAGAAGGAGTTGGTGAAGCGGTGACCAGCAACGACGTCGATGAGCCGATTGCATCTATTGGGGAGAGTGGCGATTACTACCCAAGCTTTGAGGACTTTCTAGGTTCTGAGCATGTCCAACCCAGTTTCACTAACGATGTTGAGGATGACACCAGCGCACAAAGTGGGCAGAATGCGGCTGCAGCAGTCCCCGTTCCCAAAAAAACAAAGTGCAAGCGTACTGGCTCTGATGATGACTCTAGGCTGATCAGCTTGATTGATAAGCTACATGCTGAGACCAATGCACGCCTGGACACACTCTCTGCACGTATCGGCTATGAGATGGATTTGGGGAAATTCAGGCAAGCGATCTTCCCCCATCTGGAAAACATACCGGAGCTGACTGAGAGTCAGAGGTACGATCTCTGCGACATTATTGGCAAGGAGAACTCGAGGTTGGAGATCTTCACTGGTCTTCCTGACGCTAAGAAACCAGGCTACGTCATGCGCATCTTGGAGAAAGAAGCACTCTACTAG
- the LOC121748487 gene encoding uncharacterized protein LOC121748487 isoform X2, with amino-acid sequence MEATVPHTSRPGHRAFPGWKSDNGFRGGYANKIEDWMRDEFPTTDIRANPHIQSKISTWKKNYYSLTNILDRSGAGFNLHNDFKIDCSDDQWDQIVKQDTNARTMRGKSWPFWEDWKIIFGKDRATGGLAEGVGEAVTSNDVDEPIASIGESGDYYPSFEDFLGSEHVQPSFTNDVEDDTSAQSGQNAAAAVPVPKKTKCKRTGSDDDSRLISLIDKLHAETNARLDTLSARIGYEMDLGKFRQAIFPHLENIPELTESQRYDLCDIIGKENSRLEIFTGLPDAKKPGYVMRILEKEALY; translated from the exons ATGGAGGCGACCGTTCCACACACTTCTCGGCCTGGTCATCGAGCATTTCCAG GATGGAAATCCGATAATGGATTCCGAGGTGGTTACGCGAACAAGATAGAGGACTGGATGAGGGACGAGTTCCCAACTACCGATATAAGGGCGAATCCACACATTCAATCAAAGATATCAACTTGGAAAAAGAACTACTACTCACTGACAAACATTCTGGATCGTAGTGGTGCTGGATTCAACTTGCATAACGATTTTAAAATTGATTGCTCGGACGATCAATGGGATCAAATTGTGAAG CAAGATACCAATGCTCGCACAATGCGTGGTAAGTCTTGGCCGTTCTGGGAAGACTGGAAAATCATCTTTGGCAAGGACCGGGCTACTGGTGGTTTGGCAGAAGGAGTTGGTGAAGCGGTGACCAGCAACGACGTCGATGAGCCGATTGCATCTATTGGGGAGAGTGGCGATTACTACCCAAGCTTTGAGGACTTTCTAGGTTCTGAGCATGTCCAACCCAGTTTCACTAACGATGTTGAGGATGACACCAGCGCACAAAGTGGGCAGAATGCGGCTGCAGCAGTCCCCGTTCCCAAAAAAACAAAGTGCAAGCGTACTGGCTCTGATGATGACTCTAGGCTGATCAGCTTGATTGATAAGCTACATGCTGAGACCAATGCACGCCTGGACACACTCTCTGCACGTATCGGCTATGAGATGGATTTGGGGAAATTCAGGCAAGCGATCTTCCCCCATCTGGAAAACATACCGGAGCTGACTGAGAGTCAGAGGTACGATCTCTGCGACATTATTGGCAAGGAGAACTCGAGGTTGGAGATCTTCACTGGTCTTCCTGACGCTAAGAAACCAGGCTACGTCATGCGCATCTTGGAGAAAGAAGCACTCTACTAG